The following proteins are co-located in the Labrys monachus genome:
- a CDS encoding glycosyltransferase family 39 protein — MTTIPPAAAQPAPAPFRAAALARSGLLTPTAAVLALCFLQLLFWTLVPALSRSALPRNVIEGYGWAREWIVLSYKHPQLPAWCLGLSRFLYGGIGWPAYLVSQIFVCVTYIFVFLLGRDLVGGRHAAAGTLFLAGCYFFTWPTVQFDHNVAQMPFWAAIAWCLWRASGQDRPGWWLALAAAAGLGMYAKLSTGLLLLACLAWLLADRQARARFAGIGPWLALAVFVLLVCPLLYELWALDFQPLKYMSAESAGLRHNPLFFIAKEIGDNAALFVLIGVVLFAARGREQTAGPFTLERRRWIFLLLVGVAPLACVALASLRGDINAGWAAPMYNLVGLVVVGLLGSRLTARAFDYLAVSALGLVVLFALALPATEIWQSMAAQPRSTALWPEAAIASRFEALWRAKTGAPLAVVGGDPWIAGLIADPLPQARVFTELDPSEAPWITADTVEQKGLLVVWRAGSEPAQVADLETASPASIFGQETFIWSRADRAEPLRIAYLLLPPGNRAGAFLRRQN, encoded by the coding sequence ATGACCACCATCCCTCCTGCCGCAGCCCAGCCGGCGCCGGCCCCTTTCCGGGCCGCCGCCTTGGCCAGATCCGGGCTTCTGACGCCGACGGCGGCCGTCCTTGCCTTGTGCTTCCTGCAGCTCCTGTTCTGGACGCTCGTCCCGGCCCTCAGCCGCAGCGCCCTGCCGCGCAATGTGATCGAAGGCTATGGCTGGGCGCGCGAATGGATCGTGCTGAGCTACAAGCATCCGCAATTGCCGGCCTGGTGCCTCGGCCTCAGCCGCTTCCTGTATGGCGGCATCGGCTGGCCGGCCTATCTCGTCTCGCAGATCTTCGTCTGCGTCACCTACATCTTCGTCTTTCTGCTCGGCCGCGATCTCGTCGGCGGCCGGCACGCCGCAGCCGGTACCCTGTTCCTCGCCGGCTGCTATTTCTTCACCTGGCCCACGGTCCAGTTCGACCACAACGTCGCACAGATGCCGTTCTGGGCGGCGATCGCCTGGTGCCTGTGGCGAGCGTCCGGGCAGGACCGTCCCGGCTGGTGGCTGGCGCTGGCGGCCGCGGCGGGGCTCGGCATGTATGCCAAGCTGTCGACGGGCCTGCTGCTCCTCGCCTGCCTGGCCTGGCTGCTGGCGGATCGGCAGGCCCGCGCGCGGTTTGCCGGCATCGGTCCCTGGCTTGCGCTGGCCGTCTTCGTCCTGCTGGTCTGCCCCCTCCTCTACGAGCTATGGGCCCTGGACTTCCAGCCGCTGAAATATATGAGCGCGGAATCGGCGGGCCTGCGCCACAATCCCCTCTTCTTCATAGCCAAGGAGATCGGCGACAACGCCGCCCTCTTCGTGCTGATCGGCGTCGTCCTATTCGCAGCGCGAGGCAGGGAGCAGACAGCCGGTCCGTTCACGCTCGAACGGCGCAGGTGGATCTTCCTGCTCCTGGTGGGAGTCGCGCCGCTGGCATGCGTCGCGCTCGCCTCGCTGAGAGGCGACATCAATGCCGGCTGGGCCGCACCGATGTACAACCTCGTCGGCCTCGTCGTCGTCGGTCTGCTCGGCAGCCGATTGACTGCGCGCGCCTTCGACTATCTGGCGGTTTCGGCGCTCGGCCTGGTGGTTCTCTTCGCCCTGGCCCTGCCGGCAACCGAAATCTGGCAGAGCATGGCCGCCCAGCCCCGGTCGACGGCCTTGTGGCCGGAGGCGGCGATCGCTTCGCGCTTCGAGGCGCTGTGGCGGGCGAAGACCGGCGCGCCGCTCGCCGTCGTCGGCGGCGACCCGTGGATCGCCGGGCTGATCGCGGACCCGCTGCCCCAGGCCCGCGTGTTCACGGAGCTCGATCCGAGCGAAGCGCCGTGGATCACGGCCGACACCGTCGAGCAAAAGGGCCTGCTGGTGGTGTGGCGGGCGGGCTCGGAGCCGGCACAGGTCGCCGATCTCGAGACCGCCTCGCCGGCCAGCATCTTCGGCCAGGAGACGTTCATCTGGTCAAGGGCGGACCGTGCCGAGCCGCTGCGCATCGCCTATCTGCTCCTGCCTCCCGGCAATCGGGCCGGCGCCTTTCTTCGCCGTCAGAACTGA
- a CDS encoding response regulator transcription factor, whose product MRLLLVEDSARLRDLLGESVHLAGWRLDSVETVAAARQAIEAVAYDLALVDLGLPDGDGLALIRDLRHGGFNAPILVITARGSIEDRVAALDGGADDYLVKPFNHTELMARCRALLRRSAIHYAEQIAVGGLAFDPASGNVTADQKSLSIAPRERSVLELLLRNAGRVTSKQSIETMLSEFSSEISTNAVELAISRLRRRLLPYDLGVEIETIRGIGYLLREKQPD is encoded by the coding sequence ATGCGACTGCTTTTGGTTGAAGACAGCGCGCGTCTGCGCGACCTGCTGGGAGAGAGCGTCCATCTCGCCGGCTGGCGGCTGGACAGCGTGGAGACGGTGGCGGCCGCCCGCCAGGCCATCGAGGCGGTCGCCTACGATCTGGCGCTCGTCGATCTCGGCCTGCCCGATGGCGACGGCCTGGCGCTGATCCGGGACCTGCGCCACGGCGGCTTCAACGCGCCCATCCTGGTCATCACCGCCCGCGGCTCGATCGAGGACCGCGTGGCGGCGCTCGACGGCGGCGCCGACGACTATCTGGTCAAGCCCTTCAACCACACCGAACTGATGGCGCGCTGCCGGGCCCTGCTGCGGCGCAGCGCCATCCATTATGCCGAGCAGATCGCCGTCGGCGGCCTCGCCTTCGATCCGGCCAGCGGCAATGTGACGGCGGATCAGAAATCCCTGTCGATCGCGCCGCGCGAAAGATCGGTTCTGGAGCTGCTGCTCCGCAACGCCGGGCGCGTGACATCCAAGCAGTCGATCGAAACGATGCTGTCCGAATTCAGCAGCGAGATTTCGACGAACGCCGTCGAACTGGCGATCTCGCGCCTGCGCCGCCGCCTGCTGCCCTATGACCTCGGGGTCGAGATCGAGACGATCCGCGGCATCGGCTATCTCCTGCGGGAAAAGCAGCCGGACTAG
- a CDS encoding SDR family oxidoreductase, translating to MSDYPQPPFPKQQQPMPGLTDRMDPKPDHGEASYKGSGKLAGKKAIITGADSGIGRAVALAFAREGADILVSYLDEHVDAAETKRLVESAGRKAVLVPGDIQASAHCRAIVDKAVAEFGVVDILVNNAAHQATFEDIGDISDEEWELTFRTNIHAMFYLVKAAVPHMKPGSAIINTASVNADTPNPTLLAYATTKGAIQNFTAGLAQLLAEKGIRANSVAPGPIWTPLIPSTMPEETVENFGSKVPMKRAGQPAELATAYVMLADPLSSYISGATIAVTGGKPIL from the coding sequence ATGTCGGATTATCCCCAGCCCCCCTTTCCAAAGCAGCAGCAGCCCATGCCCGGCTTGACCGACCGCATGGACCCTAAGCCGGACCATGGCGAAGCGTCGTACAAGGGGTCGGGAAAGCTCGCCGGCAAGAAGGCGATCATCACCGGCGCCGACAGCGGCATCGGCCGGGCGGTGGCGCTCGCCTTCGCGCGTGAAGGTGCGGATATCCTCGTGTCCTATCTCGACGAGCATGTCGACGCTGCCGAAACCAAACGTCTGGTCGAGAGCGCCGGGCGCAAGGCCGTCCTCGTCCCCGGCGACATCCAGGCATCCGCGCATTGCCGTGCGATCGTCGACAAGGCCGTGGCCGAATTCGGCGTCGTCGACATCCTGGTCAACAACGCCGCCCATCAGGCGACGTTCGAGGACATCGGCGACATCTCAGACGAGGAATGGGAGCTGACGTTCCGCACCAACATCCATGCAATGTTCTATCTCGTCAAAGCCGCCGTGCCGCATATGAAGCCCGGCAGCGCGATCATCAACACGGCGTCCGTCAATGCGGACACGCCGAACCCGACGCTGCTCGCTTATGCGACGACCAAAGGGGCCATCCAGAACTTCACCGCGGGGCTGGCGCAACTCCTCGCCGAAAAAGGCATCCGCGCCAATTCGGTCGCGCCGGGCCCGATCTGGACCCCGCTCATCCCCTCGACCATGCCGGAAGAAACGGTCGAGAATTTCGGCAGCAAGGTGCCGATGAAACGGGCGGGCCAGCCGGCGGAACTCGCCACCGCCTATGTCATGCTCGCCGATCCGCTGTCGAGCTATATCTCGGGCGCCACCATCGCGGTCACCGGCGGCAAGCCCATCCTGTAG